One Fusarium falciforme chromosome 12, complete sequence DNA window includes the following coding sequences:
- a CDS encoding MFS domain-containing protein, whose product MAKSERQNSTTTVEHEKDAIHKAMGHEKVELEALEVARAGGHEIDDLVDEMERQLEADGGLKTGFFQLNFENPKHFTWLLVAFASMGGLLSGLDQSLISGANLYLPDDLGLSTRQNSLVNSGMPLGAVGGALLLSPANEYCGRKGAIIISIILYTIGAALEAGSMNFGMIVSSRVILGLGVGLEGGTVPVYVAETVERRIRGNLVSLYQFNIALGEVFGYVVAAIFLRVPGNWRYILGSSLLFSTIMFFGMLFLPESPRFLMHKNKQLEAYKVWKRIRGIDTRDAREEFYVMSAAVNQEDTEVNEGAQNHRFPWMDFFTVPRARRALVYANIMILLGQLTGVNAIMYYMSVLMNQIGFDKEQSNYMSLVGGGSLLLGTIPAIFLMERFGRRFWAITMLPGFFIGLVLIGVSYQFDLKKDLQTVEGLYLTGLIIYMGFFGSYACLTWVVPSEVYPTYLRSYGMTTSDALLFLASFVVTYNFSAMQKAMTKTGLALGFYGGIAFVGEIYQIFFMPETKNKTLEEIDLVFSRPTMDIVRENWAGVKETTSLLCRGHWHKVFVEQAMSGDDRDKTEDSTA is encoded by the exons ATGGCAAAGTCCGAGCGACAGAACTCGACCACCACGGTCGAACACGAAAAGGATGCCATCCACAAGGCAATGGGCCACGAAAAGGTCGAGCTCGAGGCCCTTGAGGTTGCTAGAGCTGGAGGCCACGAGATTGATGATCTCGTCGACGAAATGGAGCGACAGCTCGAAGCAGATGGGGGCCTGAAGACTGGCTTCTTCCAGCTCAACTTTGAGAACCCCAAGCACTTTACCTGGCTGCTGGTTGCTTTTGCCAGTATGGGTGGTCTTCTCTCCGGCCTTGACCAGAGTCTTATTTCCGGCGCCAACCTTTATCTCCCTGATGACCTGGGCCTGTCGACTCGACAGAACAGTCTTGTCAATTCGGGTATGCCTCTGGGAGCTGTTGGCGgtgctcttcttctgtcgCCCGCCAACGAATACTGCGGCCGAAAgggcgccatcatcatctccattATTCTCTACACTATCGGCGCTGCTTTGGAAGCCGGTTCCATGAACTTTG GTATGATCGTCTCTTCTCGAGTCATTCTCGGTCTTGGCGTAGGTCTTGAAGGTGGTACTGTCCCCGTCTACGTTGCCGAAACGGTCGAGCGAAGGATTCGAGGAAACCTGGTCTCTCTCTACCAGTTCAACATTGCCCTTGGTGAAGTTTTTGGATACGTCGTcgccgccatcttcctcagGGTCCCTGGCAACTGGCGTTACATCTTGGGGTCCTCCCTGCTCTTCTCTACCATCATGTTCTTTGG CATGCTCTTCCTCCCCGAGAGTCCCCGATTCCTCATGCATAAGAACAAGCAGCTCGAAGCTTACAAGGTCTGGAAGCGAATTCGCGGTATCGACACCCGTGATGCTCGCGAGGAGTTTTACGTCATGAGCGCCGCCGTCAACCAGGAAGACACCGAGGTGAATGAGGGTGCTCAGAACCATCGCTTCCCTTGGATGGACTTTTTCAC TGTCCCTCGCGCCCGACGTGCCCTCGTCTATGCCAACATCATGATCCTTCTCGGCCAGCTTACTGGTGTCAACGCCATTA TGTACTACATGTCTGTCCTCATGAACCAGATCGGCTTCGACAAGGAGCAGTCCAACTACATGTCCCTTGTCGGTGGTGgatctctcctcctcggcacgATCcctgccatcttcctcatgGAGCGATTCGGTCGTCGCTTCTGGGCCATTACCATGCTTCCAGGATTCTTCATcggcctcgtcctcatcggcgTCAGCTACCAGTTCGACCTCAAGAAGGATCTGCAGACTGTTGAAGGCCTGTACCTCACTGGTCTCATCATCTACATGGGCTTCTTCGGTTCTTATGCTTGTTTGACCTGGGTTGTCCCCTCCGAGGTCTACCCCACCTACCTCCGAAGTTACGGCATGACCACTTCCGAtgccctcctcttcctcgcttCTTTCGTCGTAACCTACAACTTCTCAGCCATGCAAAAGGCCATGACCAAGACCGGTCTGGCTCTTGGCTTCTACGGCGGCATTGCCTTTGTGGGAGAAATCTACCAGATCTTTTTCATGCCCGagaccaagaacaagactCTTGAGGAGATTGATCTTGTCTTCTCGCGCCCCACTATGGACATTGTGAGGGAGAACTGGGCTGGAGTCAAGGAGACAACGTCGCTTCTGTGCAGGGGTCACTGGCACAAGGTCTTTGTTGAGCAGGCCATGTCTGGTGATGACAGGGACAAGACTGAGGATTCTACTGCTTAA
- a CDS encoding Zn(2)-C6 fungal-type domain-containing protein — MDNSPTPSSPHSPDTNTPSQKKPTSRACDRCRRRKAKCDFSDLAQRCTNCRESGTQCRFDIPVARRGPKIRRKRPSSAGKDAPSSNPTAELTALSSANSSTPTGTTSAQWDSSRALNVDLGLSPPTISASSVLNDGVAGHGLSALQRWQDLSRALAFIANDLQNLVTRCFDLFFEYLYPLTPLVHEPSLRDSLSYFTSFSTSESHANGTGLMETWPETAFTLITAVCAEAAFLLPKDLFPEGLSVGDLFLNASRSCLSHYLEADLENPNANSITIRYFHSNCLHAAGKPKYSWHIFGEATRLAQVMQLNEETSLEGLLPIEAELRRRAFWIVYMGDKSAAILNNRPITIHKFSFESGITTAYPTGIEDEAPILSPGNSSTNSEVIRKTCIEGFNANLRLWQNASDLLLELRLLQDREQRGIPMPNQSLLTVEERNRLDTIYIRFITCLDDLPPYLQSYTFASLVEGPRETANQFLIQCANLQVSVHCLRMVITQKLEGLPYYSPGIEHADIRKTEIARDMLRVIQEAPFWSLQVNGEPYVEKIRLIGASLLEIMHRNGTSPIASRARSDFTVLLDLLTRLDSKASDALRNTSSLVN; from the exons ATGGATAACAGCCCCACGCCAAGTTCTCCTCATTCTCCCGACACGAATACACCATCCCAGAAGAAGCCAACAAGCAGGGCGTGTGATCGCTGTCGCCGGCGAAAAGCCAAG TGTGACTTTTCAGACTTGGCTCAACGATGCACAAACTGCCGAGAGTCAGGCACACAATGTCGCTTTGACATTCCCGTCGCAAGACGAGGACCCAAGATCAGACGGAAGAGGCCGTCTTCGGCGGGAAAAGATGCTCCGTCGTCGAACCCCACAGCGGAATTAACAGCGCTCTCCAGCGCCAATTCCTCCACACCAACAGGCACCACCTCGGCGCAATGGGACTCTTCCAGGGCCCTGAATGTCGATCTTGGGCTCTCGCCGCCGACGATCTCCGCGTCTTCGGTTTTGAATGATGGCGTCGCGGGTCACGGGCTGTCGGCGCTGCAGAGGTGGCAGGACTTGTCAAGAGCGTTGGCTTTCATCGCGAATGACCTTCAGAACTTGGTTACGCGATGCTTTGACTTGTTCTTTGAGTATCTGTATCCGCTCACGCCATTGGTACACGAACCTAGTCTTCGCGACTCGCTCTCATATTTCACAAGCTTCTCAACATCAGAGAGCCATGCAAACGGAACTGGTCTTATGGAAACATGGCCAGAGACGGCATTCACTTTGATAACTGCGGTCTGTGCTGAAGCGGCATTTTTACTCCCGAAGGACCTCTTTCCAGAGGGCCTGTCAGTTGGCGACTTGTTCCTCAATGCTTCTCGCTCCTGTCTGAGCCATTATCTTGAAGCGGACCTTGAGAACCCGAATGCCAATTCGATCACGATACGATATTTCCACTCAAATTGTCTTCATGCCGCAGGGAAGCCCAAATACTCCTGGCACATATTTGGCGAGGCGACAAGGCTTGCACAGGTTATGCAATTGAATGAAGAAACATCACTTGAAGGCCTGCTACCAATTGAGGCGGAATTGCGTCGCAGGGCATTCTGGATCGTCTACATGGGCGACAAATCTGCTGCAATATTGAACAATCGTCCCATCACGATCCACAAGTTCTCGTTCGAGTCGGGAATAACTACTGCCTACCCTACTGGGATTGAGGATGAAGCCCCAATTCTATCCCCTGGTAACTCTTCAACCAACTCAGAGGTGATACGGAAAACTTGTATCGAGGGTTTCAATGCCAACTTGCGGCTCTGGCAAAATGCTTCAGATCTGTTGTTGGAGCTGAGGTTGCTGCAAGACCGCGAGCAAAGAGGCATCCCCATGCCCAATCAGTCCTTGCTGACCGTCGAAGAACGGAACCGCCTTGATACCATCTACATCCGCTTCATCACTTGTCTTGATGACTTGCCGCCATATCTTCAATCCTATACCTTCGCTTCTTTGGTGGAGGGTCCACGCGAAACAGCCAATCAGTTCTTGATTCAATGTGCGAACCTACAAGTTTCTGTGCATTGTCTGAGGATGGTGATAACTCAGAAGCTGGAGGGTTTGCCATACTACAGTCCCGGGATTGAGCACGCGGATATCCGAAAGACGGAAATCGCTCGAGATATGCTGCGTGTGATTCAAGAGGCCCCTTTCTGGTCGCTGCAGGTCAACGGAGAGCCATAC GTTGAGAAAATACGACTCATCGGAGCAAGTTTGTTGGAAATCATGCATAGAAATGGAACCTCACCAATTGCTTCTCGGGCTCGCAGTGATTTCACCGTTCTTCTTGATTTACTGACTCGTCTTGATTCGAAGGCTTCTGATGCTTTGCGAAATACTTCATCGCTTGTCAATTAA
- a CDS encoding Protein kinase domain-containing protein, translating to MDNNLSDLVRDSKLRTRYEKPHTIHLFDDPDAPPFSARRREQWKKDRTIGHGGQGRVVLQTCTGGSRGYTQRAVKMIPLQESGRRRYLRELEAILKFSHDKYAKYFAKTLGWYTSQSKLYIAMEYFPAGDLHSYALKHAPLPENECCEIASQILRGLAAMHQESFAHRDVKPHNILIHQSPRSVPPAPWWVKLADFGISKRLEAGTSGSTRRNGTLLYMAPELLISELSNGSRFDYPAVDLWALGVTTFFILTKSLPFHDLSSVIKYASDANRPFPETALLNCKVSMDGKAFVRALTRRKPTERLNSGAAMCHAWNHPWRPETQTPPPHSGQIQGSGQSFKVAHHVMSSQFSSMSCSFDEGTGGSSGLDDVSSQLYSKSWSHEDTKKTNSAFEILRSRWNEDGDDRLLLAALSDDAAIRDYLLLMKGNFGASKRAALLQAIFSDKEGFINFLIQTSDNLESRTRWRDTPLHLATKAGNLSVVRLLIKAGVNIEAKNSNGETALSEASKAGNEAMVEMLVEEDANIEAKNKKGETPLVHAAENGHEGAVEWLVSIGADLESRDNEGNTALSRASRGGEEATVRVLIEEGASIETKNYAGETPLLQAASEGNKGTVKLLVSKRAKIDERDCDDDTPLLKATEAGHTSIARHLLDGGADIEAMNRWGRTPLLQAVYWGRETTARFFISSGANLNAWDDGGYTALGRAVYRQHESMVRLLLENGFGVNERSYDRSTALIHASKKGHEGIVRLLLDKGADIEVRDIFGDTPHLIALKNGFKAVARILSKEARSQEARRRRGDRILIPQRA from the exons ATGGACAACAACTTGTCTGATCTTGTACGCGACTCCAAACTAAGGACGCGCTACGAAAAACCTCACACTATTCACCTCTTTGACGACCCGGATGCTCCTCCTTTTTCCGCACGGCGACGCGAACAATGGAAGAAAGATCGAACGATTGGCCATGGCGGTCAAGGACGCGTCGTGTTGCAGACGTGCACCGGGGGCAGTCGAGGCTATACTCAACGCGCTGTCAAGATGATTCCACTCCAAGAGAGTGGACGACGGCGATATCTTCGGGAACTGGAAGCCATTCTCAAGTTTTCTCATGACAAA TACGCCAAGTACTTTGCAAAGACACTGGGATGGTACACGTCACAAAGCAAACTGTATATTGCCATGGAGTATTTCCCCGCAGGAGATTTACATTCCTATGCTCTCAAACATGCACCCTTGCCCGAAAATGAGTGCTGCGAGATCGCCAGTCAAATCCTTCGCGGCTTGGCTGCCATGCACCAGGAAAGTTTTGCACATCGAGACGTGAAGCCTCAC AACATCTTGATTCACCAATCTCCTCGATCTGTACCTCCTGCTCCATGGTGGGTCAAGCTCGCAGACTTTGGCATCAGCAAGAGGCTGGAGGCCGGGACCAGCGGCAGCACCAGGAGGAATGGCACCCTGCTATACATGGCGCCCGAACTTCTTATATCCGAGCTGTCCAATGGGTCACGATTTGACTATCCTGCTGTGGACTTGTGGGCTTTGGGCGTCACAACCTTTTTCATCTTGACCAAGAGTCTTCCATTCCATGACCTGTCATCCGTCATCAAATACGCCAGTGATGCCAACAGGCCGTTTCCTGAGACTGCTTTGCTTAATTGCAAAGTAAGCATGGATGGGAAGGCTTTCGTTCGTGCTCTGACGAGACGAAAACCGACAGAGAGGTTGAATTCGGGAGCTGCCATGTGCCATGCGTGGAATCATCCATGGCGGCCGGAGACACagacaccaccaccacacagCGGGCAAATCCAGGGCTCGGGACAATCCTTCAAGGTTGCTCACCATGTTATGTCTTCTCAATTTTCCTCTATGAGCTGTTCTTTCGACGAAGGAACGGGCGGCTCATCGGGCCTTGACGACGTCAGCTCGCAGTTGTACTCTAAATCTTGGTCTCACGAAGACACCAAGAAAACCAATTCGGCCTTCGAAATACTTCGCTCACGCTGGAATGAAGATGGCGACGACCGACTGTTACTGGCCGCATTATCCGATGATGCAGCTATAAGGGATTACCTACTACTGATGAAGGGAAATTTCGGGGCCTCCAAGCGTGCAGCACTCTTGCAGGCTATATTTTCCGATAAGGAAGGCTTCATCAATTTCTTGATTCAGACAAGTGACAACCTCGAGTCAAGGACTAGATGGAGGGATACCCCACTTCACCTAGCGACAAAGGCTGGAAATCTGTCTGTGGTGCGGCTCTTGATCAAAGCAGGCGTCAACATTGAAGCTAAGAACAGCAACGGTGAAACGGCACTCTCTGAGGCCTCAAAAGCGGGAAACGAGGCCATGGTGGAGATGCTGGTTGAGGAAGACGCCAACATTGAGGCCAAAAACAAAAAGGGCGAGACGCCGCTCGTTCACGCCGCTGAGAACGGGCATGAGGGCGCAGTGGAGTGGCTGGTGAGTATAGGTGCCGATCTCGAGAGCAGGGATAATGAAGGTAATACGGCACTCTCAAGGGCCTCGcggggaggagaagaggccaCGGTGAGGGTCCTGATCGAGGAGGGCGCGAGCATCGAGACTAAAAACTATGCGGGTGAAACACCGCTTCTTCAGGCTGCTAGTGAAGGAAATAAGGGCACCGTAAAGCTGCTAGTGAGCAAACGTGCTAAAATTGATGAGAGGGACTGCGATGACGATACACCGCTTCTTAAAGCTACAGAGGCCGGGCATACGTCGATAGCAAGGCACTTGTTGGATGGAGGCGCAGACATTGAGGCTATGAATCGCTGGGGTCGCACACCGCTGCTGCAGGCTGTTTATTGGGGACGCGAAACTACTGCGCGTTTCTTCATAAGTTCAGGAGCAAATCTCAATGCTTGGGATGATGGTGGATATACGGCACTTGGACGGGCCGTCTACAGGCAGCATGAGTCCATGGTGAGACTGCTTTTGGAAAACGGCTTCGGTGTTAATGAACGAAGCTACGATCGTTCCACGGCACTCATACACGCTTCGAAGAAAGGGCACGAAGGCATCGTTAGACTTCTACTCGACAAGGGCGCTGACATTGAGGTAAGGGATATCTTCGGTGACACGCCGCATTTGATAGCTCTGAAGAACGGATTCAAGGCTGTGGCGAGGATTCTTTCTAAAGAGGCACGCTCTCAAGAGGCACGCAGGAGGAGAGGTGACCGAATCTTGATACCACAAAGAGCttga
- a CDS encoding Fe2OG dioxygenase domain-containing protein, translating into MHTFKLLLVASAALQAAAQTRIPTETGVISEPPLESLGIGTACATVISSFAADATDAPVPDRSISNIAMAFALGRMYNTEDPCKLPTITERDSASAFTAWASSYTEWQSDQIPDYRQVWTACSDEPLVSEIIPIGSSVCSNLAAEITGGSGSNNDGDNDDDDDSEDSGSDGDRRNSDDDNDDSNSNDNDQGSDNDDGNTGLQQAVPVLSAAVVAGLIINQTSGEILLTQLQDAITQYDITAKFSCSGSLDISYTKPNRFDKAEKPTCPEPAIFWHQDKVGKRLTLAGCYTNPKPWENSLDELVEDCRPATFGRDGKDVLDEKIRKAGAMEASCFATNFNPYDCGILDAIGRELLPNIVRAGKQQAVDRWGVLAKLYKLNVYSAPSGMFKPHVDTPCGHTHFGSLVVALPTTYEAGHRVTLTYELWVVDYLGGLTQPQAKTPGSALYAIYERTKAMLSCPHLLRHGGVIGYWCAYQYPERFVGTEYYERYLHTLKGVDAATFVVFRSLGLTVHIKPFDAGQTIGTVDQRTRFGCLLSTERNLEEAEIKVGTGF; encoded by the exons ATGCATACGTTtaagcttctcctcgtcgcaAGCGCCGCCCTGCAGGCCGCCGCTCAGACTCGAATCCCAACCGAGACCGGCGTCATCTCGGAACCGCCGTTGGAGAGCCTCGGCATCGGCACAGCATGCGCGACCGTTATATCGTCGTTCGCCGCCGACGCGACCGACGCCCCCGTCCCCGACAggtccatctccaacatTGCTATGGCCTTTGCACTGGGTCGCATGTATAACACCGAAGACCCTTGTAAGCTCCCAACCATCACGGAGCGCGACTCGGCCAGCGCTTTTACGGCATGGGCATCTAGCTACACCGAGTGGCAGAGTGACCAGATCCCCGATTACCGGCAGGTGTGGACAGCATGCAGTGATGAGCCGCTGGTTTCAGAGATTATTCCTATTGGATCGAGTGTGTGTAGTAATCTCGCTGCTGAGATTACAGGGGGCTCTGGGTCGAACAACGATGGGGacaacgatgacgatgacgacagtGAGGATAGCGGCAGTGACGGGGATAGACGCAACTCCGATGACGACAACGATGATTCGAACAGCAATGATAATGATCAGGGAAGTGATAATGATGATGGGAACACTGGCCTTCAGCAGGCCGTACCTGTCTTGTCGGCTGCTGTGGTGGCTGGCCTAATCATT AACCAAACCTCCGGGGAGATACTACTCACCCAGCTCCAAGATGCAATCACGCAGTACGATATTACTGCCAAATTCTCCTGCAGCGGATCCCTTGACATTAGCTACACCAAGCCTAATAGGTTTGACAAGGCAGAAAAGCCAACATGCCCCGAGCCTGCCATATTCTGGCATCAGGACAAAGTAGGCAAGCGCCTTACTCTCGCCGGCTGCTACACCAATCCAAAGCCTTGGGAAAATAGTCTGGATGAGTTGGTGGAAGATTGCCGACCCGCCACTTTCGGACGCGACGGCAAAGATGTGTTGGATGAAAAGATCCGCAAGGCCGGGGCGATGGAAGCCAGCTGCTTTGCAACCAATTTTAACCCTTACGACTGTGGCATTTTGGACGCCATTGGCCGTGAACTCCTGCCCAACATCGTCAGAGCAGGAAAGCAACAAGCCGTGGATCGGTGGGGTGTTCTGGCCAAGCTCTATAAGCTGAACGTGTATTCCGCCCCATCAGGCATGTTCAAACCGCACGTCGATACTCCCTGTGGGCACACTCACTTTGGTTCGCTCGTGGTAGCACTGCCAACGACGTATGAAG CCGGACATCGCGTCACGCTCACTTACGAACTCTGGGTTGTCGACTACCTTGGCGGCCTTACCCAACCTCAAGCCAAAACACCAGGTTCAGCACTCTACGCTATCTATGAAAGGACCAAAGCCATGCTCTCATGCCCACATCTACTCAGGCACGGCGGGGTTATCGGGTACTGGTGCGCGTACCAGTACCCTGAGAGATTTGTTGGTACAGAGTACTACGAGCGCTATCTGCACACCCTTAAAGGCGTCGATGCCGCCACTTTTGTGGTCTTTAGATCTCTCGGGCTCACTGTGCACATCAAGCCCTTTGACGCTGGACAAACCATCGGTACCGTCGATCAACGAACACGATTTGGCTGTCTTCTTTCCACAGAACGAAATCTTGAAGAAGCAGAGATCAAGGTAGGCACAGGTTTCTAG